The Drosophila sulfurigaster albostrigata strain 15112-1811.04 chromosome 3, ASM2355843v2, whole genome shotgun sequence genomic sequence cgaccctataaagtatatatattcttgatcaacgtcCGTccatatgaaacactggatctcagagactataagagatatagctataatttttttcgacagcatttgttatgtttgcacgcagatcaagtttgtttccaatttttgccacgcccacttccgcccccgtaaatcaaaaaaatcgaacaagttgaattttaaagctagagctacgaattttggtatatacaataactactgtagtagttatgattcctgaaaatttgcgatcagataaaaattgtctaagttattaaagaaatacttttgtatgggcaaaaacgcctacttactaggggtctgagttgctttggccgacaatctggcacattgcgccgtttatggtatattttgaatggtgtactatatcgatataccaagcataccatttggtatatttttagtatgtttttagtattttcggtatattttgaaaattataccgcaatattttgcctttattaaaaataggtagcgggtatctcacagtcgagcacactcgactgtaactttcttacttgtttttatttgaaatagtgGATACTTTCATTGAATTAggcttaaatattaaataatgaatactaaagaaaatattatatacaatcaCTGCAAACATTAATTGGCTATGGTGACGCTGGacattttttactttataggTCCTGAGCTATTATTAACAAACCCCATTATTGCATACAAAACCCATTGAAAAACTCTGAGCTTAGTGggaaaattaaagtttatttttattaaggaACATTCGAATATTTGGGGTTTTCTTAATTCTAATCAGTTAtgaaaaagttatattttgtatgcaatCGAGTATTGTTAATAGTTCTCCGTGGTGCGCACATAGTTCACACCAGAAGGCATCGAGACCTTGTCAAAGCCCTTGGGGAACAGCTTGTTGGCCTCATCGTCGCTAACAGTGGGCAGAATCATGACCTTAGTACCAGGCTGTGATTGgtaaagaatatattattgaaatgcttataaaataactttaaaggGAACTCACAGTCCAGTTGGCGGGCGTAGCAATCACCTTGACACGATCAACCAGCTGCAGGGAGTCAATTACTCGGAGGATTTCACTGCAGAGAAGAGAAGATAGAAGATAGTTAGGAAGGAATTCGGATAGGGATCAGTATTGATTACTTACTCGACATTGCGGCCAGTGGACATGGGGTAGAACATGGAGAGGCGCACCTTGTGATCGGGGCTGATGATGAAGAGAGCGCGAATTGTCTTGCCCACCTCGGGATCCTTCTTCTGCTCCTCGTCGAGCATGCCCAGGGATACGGCCAAGTCGCGTGTGGGATCGGCAATGATGGGATATGGGAAATCGCCGGGAATGTCCAGGCAATACGACTTGATGTCATTCACCCAGTCCACATGCGAGTTCAAAGCATCCACCGAGTGCGCCAAGCACTTCGTATTCCGCTTGGCGAACTCCGGCTGATGCACCGCAATCCTCCCCAGTTCTGTGGTGCACACTGGCGTAAAGTCAGCGGGGTGAGAGAAGAGCACAACCCACCTAAAGAttgaataattattgtatattcatCTTTATAGAGAAAAGTATATAGAGGAGCACTTACGATTTGCCCTGCCATTCGTGGAACTTGATCGGGCCCTTGGTGGTGTCGGCGGTGAAGTTGGGGATAGTCTGACCCAGACGCATCTTGATGGATTTGAATTATTGTTGAACTTGGAGAAACTGAGAGAGTTCTTTAGTTGCTTGGCTGAAGCACAGTTGTTCACTGAATGAATTCTCACAAGCGACGTGCCTTTTTATACGCTCAGTCCGACTCGGTTCTCTGCTTGCCAATCGAGTGAGGGAAAGAGACAAACAGAGACGAATAGAGAACCGGCAATGCTCGTTATCAAGTCTCAACTTATCTGGCATACgaattgtatttgtgtttctaTTGCTgtaaacatatatgtatatttagtgGAGGTTAATTAAAcgacaacaccaacaatattattcaaatatgcaCTTGATGAAGatacaaatgaatatatatatctatgaTATATTGAGGTACACACGATGCAAGTTTTAATATGCGAAACGCAAAacgatatttaaataaaataaaactataatgtaattttgaaatcaaaaatgcataaatatcgCTGTACTCAAATATAGAATAGAtgtaaatatagaatatatctATCGAATAATATaagtattaatataataataatgattgctatattatatttagaagAATATCATATATGTACAGTCatctaataatataaaaagtacAGTCCACAAGgcagtttttattattttacttatattttatatataatttgcaaGTTATGGGaatataagaaaacaaaataggCACATAGTATATAGAACACCTTTTGGCAAAGTTGAAAAATGACAATTCCATATTAGAtggtatattcattaaattttatatataaagaatttaGGGAAATCTGGGGAGTAAAATTCTAGTTGACAGTTGGAGAACATAAAAACATTCCTCGATCTAttcctatatatgtatatagtatatcgcTATGAAGGGGGTGTGTTTGATCGATCAGCTGTTTCTGAATTCGCGATCTTCTGATGAGAATgtaaacagagaaagagagcgattCATTCTGTGGTAGTATTAgtaaactcacacacacactctctttgtgtgagtgtgagagaaGAGAGCAGTGTTGTGTTTGATTGTGTTTGTGAGTTCAGTACGATTACCGACACAACTTTATCATCTGCTGTACGTGTGAACTCACGTATTGAACGAAGCTGACTTCGGGAATCGGAGAGAACTATTTCCGAGAGAGCGGCagaatgtgtgagtgtattgGCGGATCACATACAGTACTAAAGCAAGTTAACAGCTGATTAAAATAGATGTCTTAACACtcgcaactgcagcaacttcATCTGCATCGAAGTTGACCAAAAAATATCTTGAGAACAGTTTCGTTTTCTTCATCACAAGCATTCCCTTCGACACcctgtatttataattaaggTTAGGCGTCGCTAGATCAGCCATAATAGACTTTAGACGCCGCACGTGGCCCTACCCGGTTCCCCTCCCTTCCCCGCTTCCACTACCTGCTAATCTACTCGCGAGGCATACTTAAATGGAATCGggtcgttgttgctgtggctgtggctgttgttgacAAACAACTCGATCGTCATGGAATGGAAAATAACCAGAGAATTTCAAACGAAGCCCACGTTATTGCGTTGCAATGCAAAATAACCAGATAATTCCGCTTCGGACTGTACTCGCCTCACTTTAAAATGACCTTCCCTTTGAATAAACTTATTTTAGTATAACTTGAATATATCTTCAGGAAGAGATTATTTAGTTGTGGTGTCTATGTGATCCTCCCCATTCGACTGTCATTTTAGGTCTGATTGCCATTCCCGACTCTATTTGCTGTCGACTGCTGAGCGAGCTTCGTTCTGCATTAGTGTTGGTGATTTGTACGCAACACACTAATACAAAGACACTTTAGAGCGCTCTCTCGGCAATCGCAATTCATTCAACAGGTTGTCGTCACTTCagctcacacagacacaatacacagagagaagagaagcagtgtgtgtgtgttgtcttgTGTGTGAGACACACTAATACCATCAAAGCAGCAATCGCTCTCTTTGCTGTCGAGTATTATTTCAGTCGCTGCCTCAGTCATTCTGTGTTTTGTGGAGCTGATGTTCAGACAGTTGATAACTAGAACTAAAACTAGAATTTGTTTTAAAGATGGAAATTGCGTTGCGGAAACAGTGCGAATGTgtgatattattttatttgtcattATTAAAtgatgcaaataaaataaaattaatttattgattttcataatttgttcTTTGATACGTCATGAGATTGTGTTGTGCTATTTtcgatatagatatatagttTTGTGTTGATTGCCAACTTTCTTGGCTGATACACAAATGCTCTCGTGACacttgtgttttatttgttaattattatatgcGGGTTTATGTTTtagtataattaataataactttattgATTCTTCAGTTAACTCCGCTCTGAGTCGTGATCAGCTTAAGACTAACTTATAATCTAAGCTTTCGAAGCTGTGAAGTTTCGCGAGGTAAAAGCTCACTTATACAtcatgtgtacatacatatgggattttattatgtatgcatgtaagTATATATGACAACCCGCGCGCAAGTTTCGACAATATCTttgttgaaaattaattgtatcttacaatatttttatcgAGCTTACATATTAACGTCTTGGTGGTTATATATTCGTTTAACTTGATCcttataaattttatgatttggGTTGTCGACAGATACGAGATAATTACCCTCCTGCTCATAACCTTCGATACGTTTATATTTTGGTTGTGATTTAcctactttattatttttgacaaAATCGTTCTTAAAATTATCATTAGATTCTATAGGTtgttttgacatatttttttattgtctgcTATTTTTTTAGATAGTTTTTCAATGTCTTCAGAAGAGagtaaattatttagaatatCGATCGGCCTAATGTTAGTTGTATTATGGATTGTGTTGTTGTATGATATTATAGCCTTTAAAACTTTGTCTTGCACGCTATCTTTATTGTTAGGATCCGCATTGAATAACCGTATGTGTTCGTTTAAAGTTAGATGAAGGCGTTCAATATCTGAATTTCCAGTTTTTTTGTATGGGGTCGTGAAATGGATCTGGACATCATTGTCCTGGAGGTATTCCTTAAttgttagtatattaaattcattgtCCGTAACAATTTTCTTAGGTTTTCCTAGATATTGGAGTCTTAGTTTAATTGCGTTAAGCAGAGAAATCCATGATCGgtcttttaaaaaatgtgttgttgcatatttacttaatttatcgATTGTAGTGTGGCAACCCTTTTCAGTTCTCGTGATCAACAAAACTCGATAACTCACGCGAGTATCGATATTACGGGAGTACATCTCTAGGAGATACACTCTCCCCTCAATAAGTTTCGTCAGCTTCGTCCGCCGCCACTGCAGAGTCTTTGCCGCTTTCATCTCCCGATcatctttttagttttaaatataagtatatagtaatcaataaatataaggCAAAGCAAATTGGTGACCCCGACGTGATCACTATATACACACGAGTACTGGTGCTTACAATGGCAAACAACGACGCCCCACAAGACGACGCCGAGGTTTTTCACGATACCGTTACTCACGGTGTTGACGCAGTTATCAACCGTGTAGCTGTGAAAATACCGCCGTTTTGGCCCGAACACCCAGAATTATGGCTATCGCAAATCGAAGCCCAATTCGTTCTGGCGGGAATAACCTCGGACGAAACGAAATTTAACACAATCCTAGCGTCAATCGAAGCACCGGTGTTGGCCCGAATTGCCGACGCCATCGTCAACCAACCACGCACAGGCAAGTACGAAAATTTGAAATCGTGCATCCTGGAACGCTTCTGCGAAAGCgaacaaaagaaaatccaGAAGTTAATATCGGAGACCGACCTTGGTGACAAGCGCCCCACGCAACTGCTCAACGAGTTAAACGCACTAGCCGCAAACAAAGTTCAAGAATCTTTTCTGAAAGCACTGTGGCTGCAGCGCTTACCAACACAAGTGCAAGCGATCTTGCAAGCATCGGACGCCAGCCTAGCA encodes the following:
- the LOC133841919 gene encoding peroxiredoxin-6-like, which encodes MRLGQTIPNFTADTTKGPIKFHEWQGKSWVVLFSHPADFTPVCTTELGRIAVHQPEFAKRNTKCLAHSVDALNSHVDWVNDIKSYCLDIPGDFPYPIIADPTRDLAVSLGMLDEEQKKDPEVGKTIRALFIISPDHKVRLSMFYPMSTGRNVDEILRVIDSLQLVDRVKVIATPANWTPGTKVMILPTVSDDEANKLFPKGFDKVSMPSGVNYVRTTENY